Proteins encoded within one genomic window of Sphingomonas sp. NBWT7:
- a CDS encoding HAD family hydrolase, whose translation MTRPLLISDCDEVLVHMVRHFGDWLGEAHDIDFTPSSWELGKNMRRRNDGGVPSREEMMSFLDGFFPHEMHRQTLVPHARDALARIAEVADIVILTNLQDQCRSHRVDQLAAFGIAHRVECNQGPKGGPVASLVAEHGNPVTVFIDDLPMHHQSVAEHAPQVHRLHMVSEPALAPGVPPAPAAHARIDQWPEALAWVLDRFATGRPADDAATIGALQD comes from the coding sequence ATGACCAGACCGCTGCTGATCTCCGACTGCGACGAAGTGCTCGTACACATGGTGCGCCACTTTGGCGACTGGCTGGGCGAGGCGCACGACATCGACTTCACGCCGTCGAGCTGGGAACTGGGCAAGAACATGCGGCGGCGCAACGACGGCGGCGTGCCCTCGCGCGAGGAGATGATGAGCTTCCTCGACGGTTTCTTCCCGCACGAGATGCATCGCCAGACGCTGGTGCCGCACGCCCGCGACGCGCTCGCCCGCATCGCCGAGGTGGCGGACATCGTCATCCTCACCAATTTGCAGGACCAGTGCCGCAGCCACCGCGTCGACCAGCTCGCCGCCTTCGGCATCGCGCATCGCGTCGAGTGCAATCAGGGGCCGAAGGGCGGACCGGTCGCCAGCTTGGTGGCCGAGCACGGCAACCCCGTCACCGTGTTCATCGACGATCTGCCGATGCACCACCAATCGGTCGCCGAGCACGCGCCGCAGGTGCATCGCCTGCACATGGTGTCCGAACCGGCGTTGGCACCGGGCGTGCCCCCCGCTCCCGCCGCCCACGCGCGGATCGATCAATGGCCCGAAGCCCTCGCCTGGGTGCTCGATCGCTTTGCCACCGGCCGCCCGGCTGACGACGCGGCGACGATCGGCGCGCTGCAGGATTGA
- a CDS encoding response regulator, with protein sequence MAKKVLVVEDNELNLKLFCDLLRAHEFAVEPVRDGREAVARARDFVPDLIIMDIQMPHVTGYELILELKADEELRGIPVMAVTAYAGREDEERIRAAGAEAYVSKPISLMRFMDAVGALL encoded by the coding sequence GTGGCAAAGAAGGTGCTCGTTGTCGAGGACAACGAACTGAACCTGAAGCTGTTCTGCGACCTGCTGCGCGCGCACGAATTCGCGGTGGAGCCGGTACGCGACGGGCGTGAGGCGGTGGCGCGCGCGCGCGATTTCGTGCCCGACCTGATCATCATGGACATCCAGATGCCGCACGTGACGGGATACGAGCTGATCCTCGAGCTGAAAGCCGATGAGGAGCTGCGCGGCATCCCGGTAATGGCGGTGACCGCCTATGCCGGGCGCGAGGACGAGGAGCGGATCCGCGCCGCTGGGGCCGAAGCCTATGTGTCGAAGCCGATCAGCCTGATGCGCTTCATGGATGCGGTGGGCGCGCTGCTTTAG
- a CDS encoding DUF2490 domain-containing protein has translation MKMLVRTGALPACAIVAAVLSIIPAAAQTNHGKQIWGSVQVVAPIADDWFVSGEIQPRFSSDNAATAPITIIPPVLSWRKSESLILSAGYLYAFIDGARLPNDLNENRFFQQASYRVGAIGRVGIRAQTRFEQRLRSTGTQWNARIAQQLLIATPLTKKESGGPVGVMSVELYLNLNHTDWGARRGYDDLWTFAGVQLPITSSAALELGYLNQRQRAVDGRRNMNHAAVVGVSFQLARRIRPPAVVPTVGPGLQPKVRNHEPVVSK, from the coding sequence ATGAAGATGTTGGTTCGAACAGGTGCGCTGCCGGCGTGCGCCATCGTCGCCGCCGTGCTGTCGATCATCCCGGCGGCAGCGCAGACCAATCACGGCAAGCAGATCTGGGGCAGCGTTCAGGTGGTCGCACCGATCGCCGACGACTGGTTCGTGTCGGGTGAGATCCAGCCGCGCTTCAGTTCGGACAATGCAGCGACCGCGCCGATCACGATCATCCCGCCGGTGCTTTCGTGGCGCAAGAGCGAGTCGCTGATCCTGTCGGCCGGTTACCTGTACGCCTTCATCGACGGCGCGCGGCTGCCCAACGACCTGAACGAGAACCGCTTCTTCCAGCAGGCGTCGTACCGCGTCGGCGCGATCGGACGGGTCGGCATTCGCGCGCAGACTCGGTTCGAGCAGCGCCTGCGTTCGACGGGGACGCAGTGGAATGCGCGGATTGCGCAGCAACTGCTGATCGCGACGCCGCTGACCAAGAAGGAGAGCGGCGGGCCGGTGGGGGTGATGTCGGTCGAGCTGTACCTCAATCTCAACCATACCGACTGGGGCGCGCGGCGCGGCTACGACGACCTGTGGACCTTTGCCGGCGTCCAGCTTCCGATCACTTCGTCGGCCGCCTTGGAACTGGGCTATCTCAACCAACGCCAGCGTGCGGTGGACGGGCGGCGCAACATGAACCATGCCGCTGTCGTCGGCGTGTCGTTCCAGCTGGCGCGGCGTATCCGGCCGCCTGCGGTGGTGCCGACGGTCGGGCCCGGATTGCAGCCAAAGGTGCGCAACCACGAGCCCGTAGTCAGCAAGTGA
- a CDS encoding L,D-transpeptidase family protein: MLLLGSTAALPGVAVAQRAGQSEPGAASATPTSAVALAIRNQVGGRLKDFYRQRGYWPLWIVDETPGPQASALVDVIEAVGADGLDPERYSPDRLRRLIDEARTGDARALAYLEIALSGALADVVRDMREPHVEIRYLEDQLEPKRARPDEILRRAALAKSTLEYVRTLGWMSPLYVQLRNALAATDPGQGDASVSIPPGALLRPGMADERVDLLRLRLGLPPGDVFDDALAARVRRFQAVHGLPVDGMVGARTLAALNAGDGASTTDRSALLRLNLERARLLPDAWTRHVVVDAAAARLWYYGGGAEQGTMRVVVGTRETQTPMMAGTIRYATLNPYWNVPVDLVRKRIAPKVVSGTSLERQGYEALSDWTNDASVIPSSSIDWRAVVAGSVEPRVRELPGRGNSMGSVKFMFPNDLGIYLHDTPQKNLFAKPDRHFSNGCVRLEDAGRLGRWLFDRPLTPESSAPEQHVPVPDPVPVYLMYFTASPIEDGVTYVADAYGRDTPALEQLASR, from the coding sequence GTGTTGCTATTAGGTTCGACGGCCGCGCTGCCGGGCGTGGCCGTCGCGCAACGGGCTGGGCAGTCCGAACCCGGGGCTGCATCCGCGACGCCGACCAGTGCCGTCGCGCTGGCTATCCGTAACCAGGTCGGCGGCCGGCTGAAGGATTTCTACCGTCAGCGAGGCTATTGGCCGCTGTGGATCGTCGACGAGACACCTGGTCCGCAGGCGAGCGCGTTGGTCGACGTGATCGAGGCGGTCGGCGCCGACGGTCTCGACCCCGAGCGCTACTCGCCTGACAGGCTGCGTCGTTTGATCGACGAGGCGCGGACCGGCGACGCGCGCGCGCTCGCCTATCTCGAAATTGCGCTGAGCGGTGCGCTTGCCGACGTGGTCCGCGACATGCGCGAACCGCACGTCGAGATCCGCTATCTCGAAGATCAGCTCGAGCCGAAGCGCGCCCGGCCCGACGAGATCCTGCGCCGCGCCGCGCTCGCCAAATCGACGCTGGAATATGTACGCACGCTGGGCTGGATGAGCCCGCTCTACGTCCAGTTGCGTAACGCGCTTGCCGCCACCGATCCGGGGCAAGGTGACGCCAGCGTCTCCATCCCGCCCGGCGCGCTGCTGCGCCCCGGCATGGCGGACGAACGGGTCGACCTGCTGCGGTTGCGGCTTGGGCTGCCGCCGGGCGACGTATTCGACGATGCGCTCGCGGCGCGCGTCCGCCGGTTCCAGGCGGTGCATGGCCTGCCCGTGGACGGCATGGTCGGCGCGCGCACGCTCGCCGCGCTCAATGCGGGTGATGGTGCTTCCACTACTGATCGCAGCGCGCTGCTGCGGCTCAACCTCGAACGGGCGCGGCTGCTGCCCGATGCGTGGACGCGACACGTCGTGGTCGATGCCGCCGCCGCGCGCCTGTGGTATTACGGGGGCGGTGCGGAACAGGGTACGATGCGCGTCGTCGTCGGCACGCGTGAGACGCAGACGCCGATGATGGCGGGCACAATCCGCTACGCGACGCTCAACCCCTATTGGAACGTGCCGGTCGATCTCGTGCGCAAGCGGATCGCGCCCAAGGTTGTGTCGGGCACGTCGCTCGAGCGCCAGGGATACGAGGCGTTGTCGGATTGGACCAACGACGCGTCGGTGATCCCCTCGTCCTCGATCGATTGGCGTGCGGTCGTTGCCGGCAGCGTCGAGCCGCGCGTGCGCGAACTGCCCGGGCGCGGCAATTCGATGGGTTCGGTCAAATTCATGTTTCCCAACGATCTCGGCATCTATCTTCACGATACGCCGCAGAAGAACCTGTTCGCCAAGCCCGACCGGCATTTCTCGAACGGCTGCGTCAGGCTGGAGGATGCGGGGCGGCTGGGACGCTGGCTGTTCGATCGCCCGCTGACCCCCGAGAGCTCCGCGCCCGAGCAGCATGTGCCGGTGCCCGATCCGGTCCCGGTCTATCTCATGTACTTCACCGCCAGCCCGATCGAGGACGGCGTCACCTACGTCGCTGACGCCTATGGCCGCGACACGCCGGCGCTTGAGCAGCTGGCGAGCCGCTGA
- a CDS encoding DUF1489 family protein, producing the protein MPSSLPPLHITKVAFGNPSVDHLAERLKQRAAEGPLFLTTRFLPKRHEEIAGVGSLFWIIKHQLVARSSILSFGEADGGRVAIHIDPELRLVAARPKRAHQGWRYLEAADAPADLGGDGTGMAELPPALIGKLAELGLV; encoded by the coding sequence ATGCCGTCGTCCCTGCCGCCGCTCCACATTACGAAAGTCGCGTTCGGCAATCCGAGCGTCGATCACCTCGCCGAGCGGCTGAAGCAACGCGCCGCGGAAGGCCCACTGTTCCTGACGACGCGCTTCCTGCCCAAACGGCACGAAGAGATCGCCGGCGTCGGCTCGCTGTTCTGGATCATCAAGCACCAGCTCGTCGCGCGCTCGTCGATCCTGTCGTTCGGCGAGGCCGACGGCGGTCGCGTCGCGATCCACATCGATCCCGAACTGCGCCTCGTCGCCGCGCGTCCGAAGCGCGCGCACCAAGGCTGGCGCTACCTCGAGGCGGCGGACGCCCCCGCCGATCTTGGCGGCGACGGCACCGGCATGGCGGAACTGCCCCCGGCGCTGATCGGCAAGCTCGCCGAACTCGGCCTGGTGTGA
- a CDS encoding GNAT family N-acetyltransferase: MTAVTARLADGVSAIPADQWDACAGGDNPFVSHAFLAALEQSNSVGARSGWQPIPIIVDGADSAPVAVAPAYAKSHSQGEYVFDHAWVDAWERAGGRYYPKLQVAAPFTPVPGPRLLLRDRAAAPALIAALEAVTDQHELSSAHATFVDADQIPLFEAAGWLIREGTQFHWRNQGFASFDDFLDTLASRKRKAIRKERAAAVAGLTIRHLTGAEIGVREWDAFWTFYQDTGSRKWGRPYLTRSFFPLLGQAMGDRVLLILAERDGVPIAGALNLIGGDALYGRYWGCTKEVPFLHFELCYYQAIDAAIARGLGSVEAGAQGEHKLARGYAPVPTWSAHYIPDAGFRRAVADFLVRERAAVEADQNYLGQMTPFKRG; the protein is encoded by the coding sequence ATGACCGCCGTCACCGCCCGCCTCGCCGACGGCGTATCCGCTATTCCCGCCGATCAGTGGGATGCGTGCGCCGGCGGCGATAATCCGTTCGTCAGCCACGCCTTCCTTGCCGCGCTCGAACAGTCGAACAGCGTCGGCGCGCGCAGCGGCTGGCAGCCGATCCCGATCATCGTCGACGGGGCAGACAGCGCGCCGGTGGCGGTGGCGCCCGCCTACGCCAAATCGCACAGTCAGGGCGAATACGTCTTCGACCATGCCTGGGTCGACGCGTGGGAGCGGGCGGGCGGGCGCTATTATCCCAAGCTTCAGGTTGCCGCCCCCTTCACCCCTGTCCCCGGTCCGCGCCTGCTGCTGCGCGATCGCGCCGCCGCGCCCGCGCTGATCGCCGCGCTGGAAGCCGTCACCGATCAGCATGAATTGTCCTCTGCGCATGCGACCTTCGTCGACGCCGACCAGATCCCGCTGTTCGAGGCCGCCGGCTGGCTGATCCGCGAGGGCACGCAATTCCACTGGCGAAACCAGGGCTTCGCCTCGTTCGACGATTTCCTCGACACGCTCGCCAGCCGCAAGCGCAAGGCGATCCGCAAGGAACGCGCCGCCGCCGTCGCCGGCCTCACCATCCGGCACCTGACCGGCGCCGAGATCGGCGTGCGCGAGTGGGACGCTTTCTGGACCTTCTATCAGGACACCGGAAGCCGGAAGTGGGGCCGCCCCTATCTCACGCGCAGCTTCTTCCCGCTGCTCGGGCAGGCGATGGGTGATCGCGTGCTGCTCATCCTTGCTGAGCGCGACGGTGTGCCGATTGCCGGCGCGCTCAACCTGATCGGCGGCGATGCGCTCTACGGCCGCTATTGGGGCTGCACCAAGGAGGTGCCGTTCCTCCATTTCGAGCTGTGCTACTATCAGGCGATCGATGCCGCGATCGCGCGCGGGCTAGGAAGCGTCGAGGCGGGCGCGCAGGGCGAGCACAAGCTCGCGCGGGGCTACGCCCCGGTCCCCACTTGGTCGGCGCACTACATTCCGGATGCCGGCTTTCGCCGCGCCGTCGCCGATTTCCTCGTCCGCGAACGCGCCGCGGTCGAGGCGGATCAGAATTATCTCGGCCAGATGACACCGTTCAAGCGCGGCTGA
- a CDS encoding DUF3572 domain-containing protein → MKRTDSNAEPADALALRALVWTLSEPDRASRLVSLTGLDPDDLRARITEPGVLAASLMFLEQYEPDLIACAGDLAVKPEALVRARHELEAR, encoded by the coding sequence ATGAAGCGGACCGATTCAAACGCAGAACCTGCCGATGCGCTCGCGCTGCGTGCGCTGGTCTGGACATTGTCGGAGCCTGACCGTGCATCGCGCCTCGTCTCGCTCACCGGGCTCGATCCCGACGATCTGCGCGCCCGCATTACCGAACCGGGTGTTCTTGCCGCCTCACTGATGTTCCTCGAACAATATGAGCCCGATCTGATCGCCTGCGCGGGCGATCTCGCCGTCAAGCCTGAGGCGCTCGTCCGCGCCCGCCACGAACTGGAAGCCCGATGA
- a CDS encoding NAD(P)/FAD-dependent oxidoreductase: MANSVGAVDVAIIGAGPAGLTAAYLLGKAGYSVTVIEKDPRYVGGISRTVEHDGYRFDIGGHRFFSKSKDVVDLWNEILPHDFIERPRMSRIYYEGKFYSYPLRAFEALWNLGIWRSALCMASFAKAKLLPNTRVKSFEDWTVNAFGWKLYSIFFKTYTEKVWGMPCDTMSADWAAQRIKGLSLWGAVTDGLKRSLGLNKRPNDGMAVKTLLESFRYPRLGPGMMWEAARDHVIAHGNHVLMGHQLKQLAFNDVTQRWTVTASDGDGGTVAINAAHVISSAPMRELASRLHPLPATLPEAANLKYRDFLTVALMIRSPDLFPDNWIYIHDSKVKVGRVQNFRSWSPEMVPDPEVACVGLEYFCFEGDGLWSSSDAELVALATREMAQLGLCGAEQVIGGTVVRQEKAYPVYDEDYAANVDALRREIEARYPTLHCVGRNGMHRYNNQDHAMMTAMLTVRNIAAGARVYDIWAVNEDAEYHESGNEGEQAALGSLRAVPERLKAA, from the coding sequence ATGGCGAATTCAGTCGGCGCGGTTGACGTGGCGATCATCGGCGCGGGGCCGGCGGGCCTCACCGCTGCCTATCTGCTCGGCAAGGCGGGTTATTCGGTCACCGTGATCGAGAAGGATCCGCGCTACGTCGGCGGGATCAGCCGCACCGTCGAGCATGACGGCTATCGCTTCGACATCGGCGGACACCGCTTCTTCTCGAAGTCGAAGGACGTGGTCGACCTTTGGAACGAGATCCTTCCGCACGATTTCATCGAGCGACCGCGGATGAGCCGCATCTATTACGAGGGCAAGTTCTACAGCTACCCGCTGCGCGCGTTCGAGGCGCTGTGGAACCTCGGCATCTGGCGTTCGGCGCTGTGCATGGCGAGCTTCGCCAAGGCAAAGCTGCTGCCGAACACCCGCGTCAAGAGTTTCGAGGACTGGACCGTCAACGCCTTCGGCTGGAAGCTCTATTCGATCTTCTTCAAGACCTACACCGAGAAGGTGTGGGGTATGCCGTGCGACACAATGAGCGCGGACTGGGCGGCGCAGCGGATCAAGGGGCTAAGCCTGTGGGGCGCGGTGACCGACGGGCTGAAGCGCAGCCTTGGACTCAACAAGCGGCCGAACGACGGCATGGCGGTGAAGACGCTGCTCGAGAGCTTCCGCTACCCGCGGCTCGGGCCGGGCATGATGTGGGAAGCAGCGCGCGATCACGTGATCGCACATGGCAACCACGTGCTGATGGGACATCAGCTGAAGCAGCTGGCGTTCAACGACGTGACGCAGCGCTGGACGGTGACCGCGAGCGACGGCGACGGCGGCACCGTCGCGATCAACGCGGCGCACGTCATCTCCTCCGCCCCGATGCGCGAACTGGCGAGCCGGCTTCATCCGTTGCCCGCGACGCTCCCCGAAGCGGCGAACCTGAAATATCGCGATTTCCTGACCGTCGCACTGATGATCCGTTCGCCCGACCTGTTCCCCGACAATTGGATCTACATCCACGATTCGAAGGTGAAGGTCGGCCGGGTGCAGAATTTCCGCTCCTGGTCGCCAGAGATGGTGCCCGATCCTGAGGTCGCGTGCGTTGGCCTCGAATATTTCTGCTTCGAGGGCGACGGGCTGTGGTCGTCGAGCGACGCCGAGCTGGTGGCGCTGGCGACGCGCGAGATGGCTCAGCTTGGCCTGTGCGGGGCAGAGCAGGTCATCGGCGGCACGGTGGTGCGTCAGGAGAAGGCCTATCCCGTCTATGACGAGGATTATGCCGCCAACGTCGACGCGCTGCGCCGCGAGATCGAGGCGCGCTATCCAACGCTCCACTGCGTTGGGCGCAACGGCATGCATCGCTACAACAACCAGGATCATGCAATGATGACCGCGATGCTCACGGTGCGTAACATCGCCGCCGGCGCGCGCGTTTACGACATCTGGGCGGTCAACGAGGACGCCGAATATCACGAGAGCGGCAACGAGGGCGAACAGGCGGCGCTCGGCAGCCTGCGCGCAGTGCCCGAACGGCTGAAGGCGGCGTGA
- the mgtE gene encoding magnesium transporter, whose amino-acid sequence MSETELREPERRPLEDRAYDERPFDERTTGVDDDQLDADDRLRPEFVDAVLAAVEVGDTEEAHRLVEPLHPADIADLFELTPDDRRAGLASAVADLLDGDVFAEMNDYVRERLIDALDARQVADLASELDTDDAVAIIEDLDADEQREVLRAMEPDDRAAIEEALSYPEESAGRLMQRELIAVPEHWTVGDTIDYLRGHEELTTDFWEVFVVDPGHRPVGTCALSWILRTPRGVSMADVMKREQTLIPVDMDQEEVALRFQKYALISAAVTDGSGRLVGMITVDDIVHIIQEEAGEDALLLSGAGEGDINEPIRFTVRTRAIWLIINLGATMISASVVGVFSEEIARFALLAALMPMVSALGGNAGTQTLAVVVRALATNQLTSSNTLRMLMREFRIAICNGAILGCVGALGSFLVLGNAQLSLVFALAMMINSLVAGLVGVVVPVALDRANIDPAISSAVFVTTATDVMGFYSFLGLASLWALSA is encoded by the coding sequence ATGAGCGAGACCGAACTTCGAGAGCCCGAGCGCCGCCCGCTCGAAGATCGCGCCTACGACGAGCGCCCCTTCGACGAGCGTACCACGGGGGTCGACGACGATCAGCTCGACGCCGACGACCGGCTGCGCCCCGAATTCGTCGACGCCGTGCTCGCCGCCGTAGAGGTTGGCGACACCGAAGAGGCGCACCGGCTGGTCGAGCCGCTTCACCCGGCGGACATCGCCGACCTGTTCGAGCTGACGCCGGACGACCGCCGCGCGGGGCTCGCCTCCGCCGTCGCCGACCTGCTCGACGGCGACGTGTTCGCGGAGATGAACGATTACGTTCGCGAACGCCTGATCGACGCGCTCGACGCGCGGCAGGTCGCGGACCTCGCCTCCGAACTCGACACCGACGATGCCGTCGCGATCATCGAGGATCTCGATGCCGACGAGCAGCGCGAGGTGTTGCGCGCGATGGAGCCCGACGATCGCGCCGCGATCGAGGAGGCGCTGTCCTATCCGGAGGAATCTGCCGGCCGCCTGATGCAGCGCGAGCTGATCGCGGTGCCCGAACATTGGACCGTCGGCGACACGATAGATTATCTGCGTGGCCACGAGGAACTGACGACCGACTTCTGGGAGGTGTTCGTCGTCGATCCCGGCCACCGCCCGGTCGGCACCTGCGCCTTGTCGTGGATCCTGCGCACGCCGCGCGGCGTCTCGATGGCGGACGTGATGAAGCGCGAGCAAACGCTGATACCGGTCGACATGGACCAAGAGGAAGTCGCGCTCCGCTTCCAGAAATACGCGCTGATCTCTGCCGCCGTCACCGACGGATCGGGGCGCCTCGTCGGCATGATCACCGTCGACGATATCGTCCACATCATTCAGGAAGAGGCGGGCGAGGACGCGCTGCTGCTGTCGGGCGCCGGCGAAGGCGACATCAACGAGCCGATCCGCTTCACCGTGCGCACCCGCGCGATCTGGCTGATTATCAATCTCGGCGCGACGATGATCTCCGCCTCGGTGGTCGGCGTATTTAGTGAGGAAATCGCCCGCTTCGCGCTGCTCGCCGCGCTGATGCCGATGGTCTCCGCGCTCGGCGGCAATGCCGGCACGCAGACGCTCGCGGTTGTCGTGCGCGCACTCGCCACCAATCAGCTCACCAGCTCGAACACGCTGCGCATGCTGATGCGCGAATTCCGCATCGCGATCTGCAACGGTGCGATCCTCGGCTGCGTCGGCGCGCTCGGCAGCTTTCTGGTGCTTGGCAACGCGCAGCTGTCCCTGGTGTTCGCGCTGGCGATGATGATCAACTCGCTCGTCGCGGGTCTCGTCGGCGTGGTCGTGCCCGTCGCGCTCGATCGCGCCAATATCGATCCCGCGATCTCCTCGGCGGTGTTCGTCACCACCGCCACCGACGTGATGGGCTTCTATTCGTTTCTCGGCCTCGCCTCCTTGTGGGCGCTTTCCGCCTGA
- a CDS encoding RidA family protein encodes MTDRIDRKLEELGLALPQAAAPVATYVPAVEAGRLLHVSGQLPFRDGKVVTGRLGDDLDVAAGQEAAKLCALMVVAQVKAALGDLSRVARVVKLGVFVNSAPGFGDQPEVANGASDLMVALFGDAGKHARAAVGVAALPRNAAVEIDAVIAVA; translated from the coding sequence ATGACCGACCGTATCGATCGCAAACTCGAAGAGCTCGGCCTCGCGCTTCCGCAGGCTGCTGCCCCCGTCGCCACCTACGTTCCTGCCGTCGAGGCGGGTAGGCTGCTGCATGTTTCGGGGCAGCTGCCGTTCCGCGACGGCAAGGTCGTCACCGGCCGGCTCGGCGACGATCTCGACGTTGCCGCCGGCCAGGAAGCAGCGAAGCTCTGCGCGCTGATGGTCGTGGCGCAGGTGAAGGCCGCGCTCGGCGATCTGTCGCGCGTCGCCCGCGTCGTGAAGCTTGGCGTGTTCGTCAATTCGGCGCCCGGCTTCGGCGACCAGCCCGAAGTCGCCAACGGCGCGTCGGACCTGATGGTCGCGCTGTTCGGCGATGCCGGCAAGCATGCGCGCGCCGCGGTCGGTGTCGCGGCGCTGCCGCGCAATGCCGCGGTCGAGATCGACGCGGTGATCGCGGTCGCTTGA
- a CDS encoding argininosuccinate synthase, translating into MTDSSSNRPAGDAGIKKVVLAYSGGLDTSVILKWLQQTYNCEVVTFTADLGQGEELEPARRKAEMAGVKPEHIFIDDLREEFVRDYVFPMMRANAMYEGLYLLGTSIARPLIAKRQIEIARQVGADAVSHGATGKGNDQVRFELGYYALAPDIKVIAPWREWDLTSRSRLIEFAEQNQIMVTKDKRGESPFSVDANLLHTSSEGKVLEDPWEEVPDYVYSRTVNPEDAPDAPEFITIDFERGDGVAVNGEGMTPATLLAKLNDLGRAHGIGRLDLVENRFVGMKSRGMYETPGGTIYHLAHRGIEQLTLDRGAAHLKDELAVRYAELIYNGFWFSPEREMIQAAVDHSQAKVTGTVRLKLYKGSVSVVGRKSPHSLYSEKVVTFEDDQGAYDQRDAAGFIKLNALRLRLLGRRDGE; encoded by the coding sequence ATGACCGACTCCTCTTCCAACCGCCCCGCCGGTGACGCCGGAATCAAGAAGGTCGTCCTCGCCTATTCGGGCGGGCTCGACACCAGCGTCATCCTGAAATGGCTGCAGCAGACCTACAATTGCGAGGTCGTGACCTTCACCGCCGATCTGGGGCAGGGCGAGGAGCTGGAGCCGGCACGGCGCAAGGCGGAGATGGCAGGGGTTAAGCCCGAGCACATCTTCATCGACGACCTGCGCGAGGAGTTCGTCCGCGATTACGTCTTCCCGATGATGCGCGCGAACGCGATGTACGAGGGGCTGTACCTGCTCGGCACCTCGATTGCTCGCCCGCTGATCGCCAAGCGTCAGATCGAAATTGCGCGTCAGGTCGGCGCCGATGCCGTAAGCCACGGCGCGACGGGCAAGGGCAACGACCAGGTGCGCTTCGAGCTCGGTTATTACGCGCTCGCGCCCGACATCAAGGTGATCGCGCCGTGGCGCGAGTGGGATCTCACCAGCCGCAGTCGCCTGATCGAGTTCGCCGAGCAGAACCAGATCATGGTGACCAAGGATAAGCGCGGCGAATCGCCGTTCTCGGTCGACGCCAACCTTCTGCACACTTCGTCGGAGGGCAAGGTGCTCGAGGATCCGTGGGAGGAAGTGCCCGACTACGTCTACTCGCGCACGGTGAACCCGGAGGACGCGCCCGACGCGCCTGAGTTCATCACGATTGATTTCGAGCGCGGCGACGGCGTGGCGGTGAACGGCGAGGGCATGACGCCCGCGACGCTGCTTGCCAAGCTCAACGATCTGGGGCGCGCGCACGGCATCGGGCGGCTCGATCTGGTCGAGAACCGCTTCGTCGGCATGAAGAGCCGCGGCATGTACGAGACGCCGGGCGGCACGATCTATCACCTGGCGCATCGCGGGATCGAGCAGCTGACGCTCGACCGCGGCGCGGCGCACCTCAAGGACGAGCTGGCGGTGCGCTATGCCGAGCTAATCTACAACGGCTTCTGGTTCTCGCCCGAGCGCGAGATGATCCAGGCCGCGGTGGATCACAGCCAGGCGAAGGTGACGGGCACCGTACGCCTCAAGCTCTACAAGGGCAGCGTATCGGTGGTCGGCCGCAAGTCGCCGCACTCGCTGTACAGCGAGAAGGTGGTGACGTTCGAGGACGATCAGGGCGCGTACGACCAGCGCGACGCAGCGGGCTTCATCAAGCTCAACGCGCTTCGCCTGCGCCTGCTCGGGCGGCGTGACGGCGAATAA